In Fluviicola taffensis DSM 16823, the following are encoded in one genomic region:
- a CDS encoding LytR/AlgR family response regulator transcription factor, with amino-acid sequence MENKITAVIIDDETKSRFVLHTLITQNFPEIQLIGEASNVDEAYKLLVEVKPQLIFLDIQMPKSDGFTLLKHFEKVPFEVVFVTSFDQYAIWAIKFSALDYLLKPVEISDLGQAIEKAKESISLKRNNQSQIVNLLRTIEDSENQRISIHSADSVIMIEEKSIISIMSDGNYCTIRTDNNDRFISTRRLIDFEEYFDENSSFVRITRRHIINTTKIIKYSKGEPCIIEMTNDEVFEVSRRRKTEVLNKLKK; translated from the coding sequence ATGGAGAATAAAATAACGGCTGTTATCATTGACGATGAAACGAAAAGTAGGTTCGTATTGCATACTTTGATTACTCAAAATTTTCCCGAAATTCAATTAATCGGTGAAGCCAGTAATGTAGATGAAGCATATAAACTTTTGGTAGAAGTAAAACCACAACTTATATTCCTGGATATTCAGATGCCCAAAAGCGACGGGTTTACACTCCTGAAGCACTTTGAAAAAGTTCCATTTGAAGTCGTTTTTGTAACCAGTTTCGATCAATATGCCATCTGGGCAATCAAGTTCAGTGCATTAGACTATTTACTGAAGCCGGTGGAAATAAGCGATCTTGGACAAGCCATAGAAAAAGCGAAGGAAAGTATTTCTCTCAAACGGAATAATCAGTCTCAAATAGTCAACTTGCTTAGAACTATAGAGGATTCCGAAAACCAACGGATTTCAATACATTCAGCCGATTCGGTGATCATGATAGAGGAGAAGTCCATTATTTCCATTATGTCTGACGGAAATTATTGTACAATCCGAACAGATAACAATGATCGTTTTATAAGTACACGACGCCTAATCGATTTTGAAGAATATTTTGATGAAAATTCTAGTTTTGTTCGCATCACTAGAAGACATATTATCAACACAACTAAAATTATTAAATACAGCAAAGGAGAACCTTGTATCATTGAAATGACGAACGATGAGGTGTTTGAGGTATCCCGCAGGAGAAAAACAGAAGTGTTGAATAAGCTGAAGAAATAA
- a CDS encoding T9SS type A sorting domain-containing protein, translated as MKHANRLLLLFFMTSISHSYFGQNPVTQWLKKAGSTGIDQSTSMALDASGNIYIAGTFAGTVDFDPSAATANLTSVGGTNNMFFAKYSSSGNYIWAKSITGGGLGLIDIAVDASSNVYIGGGFQAGATLDFDPSASTANMTSVGGYDMFVAKYTSAGVYSWAKRTGDSQAEYARAIDVDAAGNVYSTGIFTSTSVDFNPGSGTLNLTNNSNAGAGDIFIQKLDGNGNFLWAKALGGTTFDTPYDIRTDASNVYITGEFSELVDFNPGAGVSNLSVQQVGQGYKDAFVLKLDLSGNFVWARDIASGTSTSTGKGIDIDAAGNVYTGGYFISANTDFDPGPGSVQLTNFTGVKAFASKLDVNGNYVWAQKIASPAGDFIYGKDIAVDNAGNCLFNCYFNSTANVELLSGTASFTSSGGDDILLTKLSPTGNFLWAKQFGGTGQDQINSMKLTNTDHLIATGTFENTIGFDAFSITSAGNSDLFLANLDVYTCSPTTSTIAVSDCSSYTVPSGDETHTVSGIYTDTIPNAANCDSVITINLTIGDAVAPVANTATLTNVTGQCSVTTLTAPTATDNCAGTITGTHNATLPITAQGTTIVTWTYNDGNGNTSTQVQNVIITDNTAPVANTANLSNVSGQCSVTTLTAPTATDNCAATITGTHNTTLPITTPGTTVVTWTYNDGNGNTSTQTQNVIITLPVATTTVSGLTISATTSGATYQWINCGTGNIPINGATSQAFTASANGTYAVIVTQNGCSATSACVAISTVGLNEISQPLFTVYPNPNNGMFKIATELQALIRITNTAGQLVSTHQLESGENMIELKNIESGVYFISVINSNGSISVQRISVVN; from the coding sequence ATGAAACACGCAAATCGTTTATTGTTGTTGTTCTTTATGACAAGTATTTCGCATAGTTATTTCGGACAAAACCCAGTGACTCAATGGTTAAAAAAAGCCGGATCAACCGGGATTGACCAATCTACGTCAATGGCACTTGATGCTTCCGGGAATATCTATATTGCAGGAACATTTGCAGGAACAGTAGATTTCGATCCTTCAGCTGCAACGGCAAACCTTACTTCCGTTGGAGGTACAAATAATATGTTCTTTGCAAAGTATTCGAGCAGCGGAAATTACATCTGGGCGAAATCTATAACAGGTGGTGGCCTTGGATTGATTGACATTGCTGTTGATGCTTCATCGAATGTCTATATCGGAGGCGGTTTCCAAGCAGGAGCTACTCTCGATTTTGATCCTTCTGCCAGCACTGCTAACATGACCTCCGTGGGAGGATATGATATGTTTGTTGCAAAATATACTTCTGCAGGAGTTTATAGTTGGGCGAAGAGAACCGGAGATAGTCAGGCTGAGTATGCCCGAGCAATTGATGTTGACGCAGCTGGAAATGTATACTCAACCGGAATTTTCACATCAACTTCTGTTGATTTTAATCCCGGATCCGGAACGCTTAATCTTACCAATAATAGTAATGCGGGGGCCGGGGATATATTTATTCAGAAACTGGATGGGAATGGGAATTTCCTTTGGGCAAAAGCTTTAGGAGGAACGACTTTCGATACTCCTTATGACATAAGGACAGATGCTTCAAACGTATATATAACCGGAGAATTCAGCGAATTAGTTGATTTCAATCCGGGCGCAGGCGTTTCTAATTTATCCGTACAACAAGTGGGACAAGGTTATAAGGATGCTTTTGTGCTCAAACTTGATCTTTCAGGAAATTTTGTATGGGCAAGGGACATTGCAAGCGGGACTAGCACTTCAACTGGAAAGGGTATTGATATCGATGCAGCAGGAAATGTTTACACCGGAGGATATTTTATTTCGGCTAACACGGATTTTGATCCTGGGCCGGGTTCTGTTCAGTTAACTAATTTTACTGGAGTCAAAGCATTTGCTTCCAAACTGGATGTAAATGGAAATTACGTTTGGGCACAAAAAATAGCAAGCCCTGCAGGAGATTTTATTTATGGAAAAGATATAGCGGTTGATAATGCAGGAAATTGTCTTTTTAATTGTTATTTCAACTCTACAGCAAATGTGGAGCTATTATCCGGAACTGCATCATTCACATCAAGCGGGGGTGACGACATATTGCTAACAAAATTAAGTCCAACAGGTAACTTTTTGTGGGCAAAACAATTTGGTGGTACCGGACAAGATCAAATCAATTCCATGAAACTAACTAATACAGACCATCTTATTGCAACCGGTACATTTGAAAATACGATAGGCTTTGATGCATTCAGCATTACATCCGCCGGAAATAGTGATCTATTCCTCGCAAATCTGGATGTTTACACTTGCTCACCAACCACTTCAACCATCGCTGTTTCAGATTGCTCTTCCTATACTGTTCCTTCCGGAGATGAAACGCATACTGTGAGTGGAATATACACAGATACGATTCCCAATGCAGCCAATTGTGATTCTGTCATCACCATCAATCTTACAATCGGTGATGCGGTTGCGCCAGTTGCAAACACAGCAACGCTTACAAATGTAACAGGTCAGTGTTCCGTTACAACTTTAACTGCCCCAACTGCAACCGACAACTGTGCCGGAACTATTACAGGAACACACAACGCAACACTTCCAATTACAGCACAAGGAACAACGATTGTAACATGGACTTACAATGATGGGAACGGTAATACTTCTACGCAAGTACAAAATGTAATTATTACGGACAACACTGCCCCGGTAGCCAATACGGCGAATCTTTCCAACGTATCAGGTCAGTGTTCCGTTACAACTTTAACTGCGCCAACTGCAACCGACAACTGTGCAGCAACAATTACGGGAACGCACAACACTACCCTTCCAATTACAACTCCCGGAACAACGGTTGTAACGTGGACTTACAACGATGGAAACGGAAACACTTCCACCCAAACACAAAATGTGATTATTACTCTTCCGGTTGCAACAACAACTGTAAGTGGATTGACGATTTCAGCAACGACTTCCGGCGCAACCTATCAATGGATCAACTGTGGAACGGGAAACATACCGATTAACGGAGCAACTTCGCAAGCATTTACTGCATCGGCAAACGGAACTTATGCAGTAATTGTAACACAAAACGGCTGTTCTGCTACTTCTGCTTGCGTGGCAATTTCAACTGTTGGATTGAATGAAATCTCTCAACCGCTCTTTACGGTTTATCCGAACCCAAACAATGGAATGTTTAAAATCGCAACTGAATTACAAGCACTGATCCGAATTACAAATACTGCTGGACAATTGGTTTCAACACACCAATTGGAAAGTGGTGAAAATATGATAGAATTAAAAAATATTGAAAGCGGAGTTTATTTCATCTCTGTAATCAATTCGAACGGATCCATTTCTGTTCAACGAATAAGTGTAGTTAATTAA
- a CDS encoding sensor histidine kinase encodes MFQAIHRFSLCFIFLQIFSNELSAQELLFSSLNNEIQLPSQECYQIIQDKKGYIWFSTDNGLCRYGGNKLEVFDKRNGLPEENVYAIFEDKSGKIWFATSKNRILYYENGKLKEALFNKQYQAFGTGVLKNSIPAALDMNDPEHSMISNSYYSIEINQKKNRVSLIKRAADVEIVYRLKKRKGHPYLSIRGIDWGENWKEVVVLLENETHQKKFSLPELNKKVFHWLTPASLVGNTDFIGIHNQLIRVDSELNHTMQAFPDRILSLYVDKSNGLWVGVLNHGVYYYPDVNTMQLGHHSLRNYSVSGICEDHERGIWCTTLEKGIQYSRNKSLLAFTATEGLGRSVSLLKYLDGNLYASSTGNQLFLKTLSGRQFTSYSLPFGKEVFFSDILTYKGHWVLSSKETMIETDKTFGSAKIIHYSISTAAAYQLVKYRNSLYGVMGTFIYELKDPEMQIELIANYLPFKIKSVLTHGKGQLLLGGDQGVFKYNLNTGKHARINGIPEKVTSLLKSRTGRIWVITADDDIYWIDGTKVTSAGKQLNLKGGNLYDITEDQYGTIWVASNEGLYRFSKQGTNYKSSLYTVHSGLPSNEVYKVAADKEKIWFSTFEGLFSLPLNTEPKNGVGPSIHLQKMTVNNRPWKRSRLIKLGYNQNDLHFVFDILTFKNGVLNKLIYVLNDGGENKTMEVNSNEVFLENLSPGSYKLAVYGINNDGVKSASPEVFNIVIAAPFWQTAWFISIAVLLFAFGIGLLIRWIVGNVRKAEEAKTLVNKMMAEYQITALQAQMNPHFIFNAINTIQGYILGKNEAEAYGYLAKFSKLIRMVLHNSQMKVLRLERELEVLHLYIELEQLRFDNCFDYELQIVEGTEITDFNIPGMLLQPYIENAIWHGIVNLENSRRGKLTLSINHADERLLLTITDNGVGREKAQSFRSNTHHKSVGMELTGERLEVMNRLHGDNIASVKVIDLFDEEGTPSGTRVEISIPVNI; translated from the coding sequence ATGTTTCAGGCGATCCATCGATTTTCTTTATGTTTCATCTTTTTGCAGATCTTTTCCAACGAGCTTTCTGCGCAGGAATTACTTTTCTCCAGTCTGAATAATGAAATACAGCTTCCTTCTCAGGAATGTTACCAAATTATCCAGGATAAAAAAGGATATATTTGGTTTAGTACAGATAATGGTTTGTGCCGTTATGGTGGAAACAAACTGGAAGTTTTTGACAAGAGAAATGGACTGCCGGAAGAAAATGTTTATGCCATTTTTGAAGATAAAAGCGGAAAGATTTGGTTTGCAACTTCAAAAAACAGGATTCTCTATTATGAAAATGGAAAATTAAAGGAAGCATTGTTTAATAAGCAATATCAGGCATTTGGAACGGGAGTTTTAAAAAATTCCATCCCCGCTGCTTTGGATATGAATGATCCTGAACATTCAATGATCTCGAATTCATATTATAGTATAGAGATCAATCAAAAAAAGAACCGGGTTTCACTGATCAAAAGAGCAGCAGATGTGGAGATTGTCTATCGGTTAAAAAAAAGAAAAGGACATCCTTATTTGTCAATTCGCGGTATTGACTGGGGGGAGAACTGGAAAGAAGTGGTCGTGCTTCTTGAAAACGAAACCCACCAGAAGAAATTCAGTCTTCCCGAACTAAATAAGAAGGTTTTTCACTGGCTTACCCCTGCAAGTTTGGTTGGAAATACCGACTTTATAGGTATTCATAACCAGCTGATTCGTGTAGACTCAGAACTGAATCATACGATGCAAGCCTTTCCCGATCGCATTTTGAGTTTATACGTGGATAAATCCAATGGTTTATGGGTGGGAGTACTCAATCACGGGGTGTATTACTATCCGGATGTGAATACTATGCAATTAGGTCACCACAGTCTCCGAAATTATTCTGTAAGCGGGATTTGTGAAGATCATGAACGCGGAATTTGGTGTACCACCCTGGAAAAAGGAATTCAGTACAGCCGCAATAAGTCTTTATTGGCTTTTACTGCAACCGAAGGTCTTGGCCGAAGTGTTTCCCTATTAAAATACCTGGACGGAAATTTATATGCTTCTTCAACAGGGAATCAGCTATTTTTGAAGACCTTATCAGGAAGGCAATTCACGTCTTATTCACTGCCATTTGGGAAAGAAGTCTTTTTCTCGGATATTTTAACTTATAAAGGTCATTGGGTGCTATCCAGTAAAGAAACTATGATAGAAACCGATAAAACGTTCGGATCTGCAAAAATCATACATTATTCAATTAGCACTGCGGCAGCTTACCAGCTGGTGAAATATCGGAACAGCTTATATGGGGTGATGGGAACTTTCATCTATGAGTTGAAAGATCCGGAAATGCAGATAGAACTTATTGCCAATTATCTTCCGTTTAAGATTAAATCCGTTTTGACCCATGGAAAAGGACAGCTGCTTTTGGGCGGAGACCAAGGGGTGTTCAAATACAATCTTAACACCGGGAAACATGCCCGGATAAATGGCATCCCAGAAAAAGTGACCAGCCTTCTAAAATCCCGCACCGGAAGAATCTGGGTCATAACAGCAGATGATGATATTTATTGGATCGATGGAACTAAAGTTACTTCAGCGGGGAAACAACTGAACTTGAAAGGTGGGAACCTATATGATATTACAGAAGATCAGTATGGAACCATTTGGGTCGCCTCGAATGAAGGATTGTACCGCTTTTCAAAACAGGGAACGAACTATAAATCGTCACTTTATACGGTTCATAGCGGATTGCCTTCGAATGAAGTGTATAAAGTAGCTGCCGATAAAGAAAAGATCTGGTTCTCCACTTTTGAAGGGCTTTTTAGTCTGCCTTTAAACACAGAGCCTAAAAATGGTGTAGGGCCTTCGATTCATTTGCAGAAAATGACGGTGAATAATCGTCCTTGGAAAAGATCTCGTTTGATCAAACTGGGATATAATCAGAATGATCTGCATTTTGTGTTTGATATTCTCACTTTCAAAAATGGAGTTCTGAACAAATTGATTTATGTCTTGAATGATGGAGGTGAGAATAAGACAATGGAAGTAAACAGCAACGAGGTTTTTCTGGAGAATTTGTCTCCAGGATCCTACAAATTAGCTGTTTATGGAATAAATAATGATGGAGTGAAAAGTGCCAGTCCTGAAGTTTTCAACATCGTCATTGCAGCACCATTTTGGCAAACGGCGTGGTTTATTTCAATTGCTGTCTTGCTGTTTGCTTTTGGAATTGGTTTGTTGATTCGTTGGATTGTTGGGAATGTTCGAAAAGCGGAAGAAGCCAAAACGCTGGTCAATAAAATGATGGCTGAATACCAGATTACTGCTTTACAGGCACAAATGAACCCGCATTTTATTTTCAATGCTATCAATACGATTCAAGGATACATTCTCGGGAAAAATGAAGCCGAAGCATACGGTTACCTTGCCAAATTCAGTAAGCTGATCCGCATGGTGCTCCATAATTCTCAAATGAAGGTTTTGCGTTTGGAACGTGAATTAGAAGTCCTTCATTTGTACATCGAATTGGAACAACTGCGTTTTGACAATTGTTTTGATTATGAATTACAAATAGTAGAAGGAACCGAAATTACCGATTTTAATATTCCAGGAATGCTCTTACAGCCTTACATCGAAAACGCCATCTGGCACGGGATCGTGAATTTGGAAAACAGCAGACGCGGTAAATTAACGCTTTCCATCAATCATGCGGATGAGCGGCTGCTCCTCACAATTACAGATAATGGAGTAGGAAGGGAAAAAGCTCAGAGTTTTCGCTCAAATACACATCACAAATCGGTAGGCATGGAACTTACTGGTGAAAGACTAGAAGTGATGAATCGCCTGCATGGAGACAATATTGCCAGTGTGAAGGTGATCGATCTTTTCGACGAGGAAGGAACTCCTTCAGGAACACGAGTAGAAATAAGTATTCCGGTTAATATCTAA
- a CDS encoding NAD(P)-binding protein, with product MSSTSKLLLVLILVSHSIYSSAQKKVAIIGGGMAGVSSAYYISQFDSTAKIILFEKEAKLGGNAQTVLVKNKAGELVNVDAGPQYFVEGPWDDYILFLEKTLGKNPYKSETLDASLLIQREKEQKPVLVSPLGMKLRGEKLVKLLKLKRFNKEAYDMYKHPEAWKGINIETWVNGLKFDESYKNEIIYPFLAASLGTTVLEIKTTSAVNIVKLFAFRKPKASNKFKVMTDGMGTLIQQVGEKISSNQVTIKCSSPVVKVMQSKDKWLVTYLNNGSEETELVDFVLFATHADQAAKIMRLEPNLNEIKEILKHLTYFEARIALHTDSNFVNNQKPAFLNIITNNSNQLVSSTMNLSMISERLDGIYKSWASQKAIEQLKNSGKLLHVTSFWHPLITTDFIAQLAILHQQVNQFPSIYLSGGWSEGLETQNSAVISGQHALEKYKVFIANGK from the coding sequence ATGTCTTCTACTTCGAAACTACTCCTAGTCCTTATTCTTGTTTCACATTCCATTTATTCTTCAGCACAGAAAAAAGTGGCAATTATTGGTGGTGGAATGGCTGGAGTTTCCAGCGCGTATTACATTTCTCAATTTGATTCTACAGCTAAGATTATTTTATTCGAAAAAGAAGCAAAACTCGGAGGAAATGCACAAACTGTTTTAGTAAAAAACAAAGCTGGAGAATTGGTAAATGTAGACGCTGGCCCTCAATATTTTGTAGAAGGCCCATGGGATGATTACATTTTATTTCTAGAAAAAACATTGGGTAAAAATCCATATAAAAGCGAAACATTGGATGCCAGTTTGCTTATCCAACGGGAAAAAGAACAAAAACCAGTATTGGTTTCTCCATTAGGAATGAAGCTTCGAGGTGAAAAATTGGTAAAATTATTGAAATTAAAACGGTTCAATAAAGAAGCTTATGATATGTACAAACATCCAGAAGCTTGGAAAGGAATCAATATCGAAACATGGGTAAACGGATTGAAGTTTGACGAATCTTATAAAAACGAAATCATCTATCCTTTTCTAGCAGCTTCACTTGGAACAACTGTTCTGGAGATTAAAACAACCTCCGCAGTAAATATCGTAAAGCTCTTTGCCTTCCGAAAACCTAAAGCTTCCAATAAATTCAAAGTAATGACGGATGGAATGGGAACTTTAATTCAACAGGTTGGAGAAAAAATAAGTTCCAATCAAGTCACAATTAAATGTAGTTCTCCAGTTGTGAAAGTCATGCAATCTAAAGACAAATGGTTGGTTACTTATTTGAACAATGGAAGTGAAGAAACGGAATTAGTCGATTTTGTACTTTTTGCTACACATGCAGATCAAGCAGCTAAAATAATGAGATTGGAACCAAATCTAAATGAAATCAAGGAAATATTGAAGCATCTCACCTATTTTGAAGCTCGCATTGCTTTGCATACAGATTCCAATTTTGTAAACAACCAAAAACCAGCTTTTTTGAATATCATCACAAATAATTCCAATCAATTGGTTTCAAGTACTATGAATCTCAGTATGATTTCAGAAAGATTGGATGGAATCTATAAAAGTTGGGCAAGTCAGAAAGCAATTGAACAATTAAAAAACTCAGGAAAACTACTCCATGTAACGAGTTTTTGGCATCCGCTCATCACCACTGATTTCATCGCCCAACTCGCAATTCTTCACCAACAAGTAAATCAATTTCCCTCGATTTATTTATCAGGAGGTTGGTCTGAAGGCTTGGAAACTCAAAACAGTGCGGTAATTTCAGGTCAACATGCTTTGGAGAAATACAAGGTATTTATAGCTAATGGCAAGTGA
- a CDS encoding PA0069 family radical SAM protein produces the protein MSNNLPYKNGRGAQINPHNRFFSQEKGDDFDDIDPAEEPELKTKFIQVHPKTIVNKLSSPDVGMYYSLNPYQGCEHGCTYCYARPTHEYWGYSPGTDFERIILVKQNAPELLEEALNKKSWHVQPISISGNTDCYQPCEREYKITRRLLEIMLKYRHPVGIITKNALITRDLDILEELAKLNLVAVSISLTSLKEELRRKLEPRTATSHKKLETIERLTQHGIPVNVMMAPIIPALNDDEIFSIAEAVGKRGALSMHHTIVRLNGPNGEIFTDWVTKNYPDRAEKVLNQLREMHGGKLSDSRFGTRMKGEGVYALSIQRQMQLAKKRFLPNLPFPRLRTDLFTRPDTSGQMKLF, from the coding sequence ATGTCCAATAATTTACCATATAAAAATGGCCGTGGAGCCCAGATTAATCCACACAACAGATTCTTTTCACAGGAAAAAGGAGATGATTTTGACGACATTGATCCAGCGGAAGAACCAGAATTGAAAACAAAGTTCATCCAAGTTCATCCAAAAACGATTGTGAACAAATTGTCTAGTCCCGATGTTGGGATGTATTATTCACTCAATCCTTATCAAGGCTGCGAACACGGCTGCACCTATTGTTATGCCCGACCAACCCACGAATATTGGGGCTACAGCCCAGGAACAGATTTTGAACGCATCATCCTCGTAAAGCAAAACGCACCCGAATTATTGGAAGAAGCATTGAACAAGAAATCATGGCATGTTCAACCAATCTCCATTTCAGGAAACACAGATTGTTACCAGCCTTGCGAACGCGAATATAAAATCACACGAAGATTGCTGGAAATCATGCTGAAATACAGACATCCAGTTGGAATCATCACCAAAAATGCGCTGATTACAAGAGATCTTGATATTTTGGAAGAGCTTGCTAAGCTGAATTTGGTAGCTGTAAGCATCAGTTTGACAAGCTTAAAAGAAGAATTGCGCAGAAAATTGGAACCACGAACGGCAACGAGTCACAAAAAACTAGAAACTATTGAACGACTTACTCAACATGGAATTCCTGTAAATGTAATGATGGCACCAATTATTCCAGCTTTGAATGACGATGAAATTTTCTCGATTGCAGAAGCTGTAGGCAAACGTGGGGCTTTGAGTATGCATCACACGATTGTGAGATTAAATGGCCCGAACGGAGAAATTTTCACAGATTGGGTAACCAAAAACTATCCAGATCGTGCAGAAAAGGTCCTGAATCAACTGCGTGAAATGCATGGAGGAAAGCTAAGCGATAGTCGGTTTGGAACTCGCATGAAAGGAGAAGGAGTTTATGCACTCAGTATTCAACGGCAAATGCAGTTAGCTAAAAAGCGGTTTCTCCCTAACCTGCCCTTTCCACGACTTAGAACTGATTTATTTACGAGACCTGATACCAGCGGACAGATGAAATTGTTTTAG
- a CDS encoding T9SS type A sorting domain-containing protein encodes MKTNAAGDIFLTGDFMGTVDVDPSSGTANLVSMGTYTDVYLAKYSSAGDYVWAKALSGNNTDVATSIALDPQGNVLVAFEFQGTLDMDPSPAVANISSSYSGDTDMAFAKYDGSGNYLWGGSIGVGSLYQDGIYTIRTDATSNVYIAGTYGGTVDFDITSGVLNRTQSAGYNGFWAKYTSSGNVVWVNEITGGGPKPSAMAINGAGTEITLVGDFGTQADMDYSAGVYEITGTGSYSGFIAKYSGNCIATTSSISVTACSSYIVPSGDETHSVSGTYMDTIPNAANCDSIITINLTIGDAVAPVASTPTLTNVTGQCSVTTLTAPTATDNCAGPITGTHNATLPITAQGTTVVTWTYNDGNGNTSTQTQNVIISDNTAPVANTANLADVTEQCLVTSLTAPTATDNCAGTITGTHNATLPITSQGTTVVTWTYNDGNGNTSTQTQNVIINNNTVPVANTANLSNVTAQCSVTSLTAPTATDNCGGKITGTHNATLPITTQGTTIVTWTYNDGNGNTSTQTQNVIVTLPVSTTTLSGLTISATTSGATYQWINCGTGNTPIAGATSQSFTATANGTYAVIVTQSGCSATSACVAISTVGLDEISQTLFTVYPNPNNGTFKVVTELQVNIQITNTAGQLISTQMLEPGESIIELVNAESGIYFLTATDSNGQSTVQRVSIIK; translated from the coding sequence ATGAAAACAAACGCTGCAGGTGATATATTCCTTACCGGTGATTTTATGGGAACGGTAGATGTAGATCCATCTTCGGGGACCGCCAATTTGGTTTCTATGGGAACGTATACAGATGTTTATTTAGCCAAATACAGTTCAGCGGGTGATTATGTCTGGGCAAAGGCTTTATCCGGCAACAATACAGATGTTGCAACATCCATTGCACTGGATCCCCAGGGAAATGTATTAGTTGCATTTGAATTCCAGGGAACCCTGGATATGGATCCTTCCCCAGCTGTTGCAAACATCAGTAGTTCTTATTCGGGGGATACAGATATGGCATTCGCTAAATACGATGGTTCAGGCAACTACTTGTGGGGCGGTTCCATTGGAGTTGGCAGTCTTTATCAAGATGGAATTTATACTATACGGACGGATGCTACTTCTAATGTGTATATCGCAGGGACTTATGGAGGTACTGTTGATTTTGATATTACTTCGGGGGTTCTCAATAGGACTCAGAGTGCTGGATACAATGGCTTTTGGGCAAAATACACTTCTTCTGGAAATGTGGTATGGGTTAACGAAATTACCGGAGGAGGTCCAAAACCTAGTGCTATGGCAATAAACGGAGCAGGTACTGAGATTACACTTGTGGGCGATTTCGGCACACAAGCTGACATGGATTACTCTGCCGGCGTGTATGAAATTACTGGAACAGGTTCATACTCTGGCTTCATTGCGAAATATTCAGGTAACTGCATAGCTACCACTTCTTCCATTTCGGTCACAGCCTGCAGCTCATATATTGTTCCGTCTGGAGATGAAACACATAGTGTAAGCGGAACATATATGGATACCATTCCCAATGCAGCCAATTGTGATTCAATTATCACCATCAATCTTACCATTGGTGATGCGGTGGCACCTGTCGCAAGCACACCAACACTTACAAATGTAACAGGCCAGTGTTCAGTTACAACTTTAACAGCACCAACCGCAACGGACAACTGTGCAGGACCAATCACAGGAACGCACAACGCAACACTTCCGATTACAGCGCAAGGAACAACAGTCGTAACGTGGACTTATAACGACGGAAACGGAAATACGTCAACTCAGACTCAAAATGTAATTATATCAGACAACACCGCCCCGGTTGCAAACACAGCAAATTTAGCGGATGTAACGGAACAATGTTTAGTCACTTCTTTAACAGCTCCAACCGCAACAGATAACTGTGCAGGAACAATTACCGGAACGCACAATGCAACTCTTCCAATTACATCACAAGGAACAACGGTTGTAACATGGACTTACAATGATGGGAACGGAAATACTTCCACTCAGACTCAGAATGTGATCATTAACAACAATACAGTACCAGTTGCAAATACAGCGAATCTTTCCAATGTAACTGCTCAGTGTTCGGTGACTTCGTTAACCGCTCCAACTGCAACAGACAACTGTGGAGGAAAAATTACCGGAACGCATAATGCAACGCTTCCAATTACCACCCAAGGAACAACAATCGTAACCTGGACCTACAATGATGGAAACGGAAATACATCGACACAAACGCAAAATGTGATTGTAACACTTCCGGTTTCAACAACTACTTTAAGCGGACTAACCATTTCAGCAACAACATCCGGAGCAACTTACCAATGGATTAATTGCGGAACAGGGAATACTCCGATTGCCGGTGCAACTTCACAGTCATTTACGGCAACAGCCAATGGAACGTATGCCGTGATTGTAACACAAAGCGGCTGTTCTGCTACTTCTGCTTGTGTGGCAATTTCAACTGTAGGATTGGATGAGATTTCTCAAACCCTGTTTACGGTTTATCCGAATCCGAATAATGGAACTTTTAAAGTGGTGACGGAATTGCAAGTAAACATTCAAATTACCAATACAGCCGGGCAATTGATTTCAACACAAATGTTGGAACCCGGAGAAAGCATCATCGAGCTTGTAAATGCTGAAAGTGGTATCTATTTCCTCACAGCAACCGATTCAAACGGGCAATCAACGGTTCAAAGAGTTAGTATTATCAAATAA